The Euphorbia lathyris chromosome 2, ddEupLath1.1, whole genome shotgun sequence genome includes a window with the following:
- the LOC136216717 gene encoding pectinesterase inhibitor 11-like: MPNPTLSSTFLLSSAFIIIISLSGHPNSVLSAATRRRTNIKHLCSNTTYPGLCIQYLTIVPNSAKKTPKDLAKSALIASLYRAQFTRLHILKVSKKFRRIRDRGVRGDCLELLGDTVDSLCNSILELSKLRRGRGRGNDLMCDDRCHVSNIQTYLSSAVTDASDCVGEFDEFVKRKKMGKVMATVKAKALNVEQATTVALDLFCQFVAACD; the protein is encoded by the coding sequence ATGCCCAACCCAACTCTATCCTCAACATTCCTCCTCTCCTCcgccttcatcatcataatctCCCTCTCCGGCCACCCAAACTCCGTTCTCTCCGCCGCCACCCGGCGGCGAACCAACATCAAACACTTATGCAGCAACACAACCTATCCAGGCCTATGCATCCAATACCTGACAATAGTACCAAATTCAGCCAAAAAAACTCCGAAAGATCTAGCCAAATCAGCCTTAATCGCAAGCCTTTACAGAGCTCAATTCACGAGGCTCCATATCCTGAAAGTATCGAAGAAATTCCGGCGAATTAGAGATCGAGGTGTGCGTGGAGATTGCTTGGAACTTTTGGGGGATACTGTGGATTCACTTTGCAATTCGATTTTAGAACTGAGCAAGCTGCGAagagggagagggagaggaAATGATTTGATGTGCGATGATCGGTGCCATGTGAGTAATATTCAGACGTATTTGAGCTCGGCGGTGACGGATGCGTCGGATTGTGTGGGGGAATTTGATGAGTTTgtgaagaggaagaagatgggGAAAGTTATGGCGACGGTTAAGGCTAAGGCTTTGAATGTTGAACAGGCCACTACTGTTGCTCTAGACTTGTTTTGCCAATTTGTTGCTGCTTGTGATTGA